From the genome of Acidobacteriota bacterium, one region includes:
- a CDS encoding D-2-hydroxyacid dehydrogenase, with protein MIRFGDHAELVERVAQCDAVIAMAPTGLDEVLRAGSRLRWLQTASAGVERLVRFEELVASDIVLTNTKILQGPEIADHAFALLLTLTRDIRFFNKQETWNRANPLPIIELRGKTALIIGLGGIGSQIAQRAAAFEMRVIAVDPKDIPMGRDLDYVGTPDQLDELLPEADVVFSSVPHTPASRGMLGKEQFALMKDGVYIVNVSRGAIVDTDALVAALRSGKVRGAGLDVTDPEPLPDGHPLWSMPNVVITPHIATVSDHSIERRVILFRDNIERFVNGRPLRNVIDKKLGY; from the coding sequence ATGATTCGTTTCGGTGATCACGCGGAGCTCGTGGAGAGAGTGGCGCAGTGCGATGCCGTCATCGCCATGGCACCAACCGGCCTCGACGAGGTTCTCCGTGCCGGGTCGCGCCTGCGCTGGCTGCAGACCGCGAGCGCCGGGGTCGAGAGACTGGTGCGCTTCGAGGAGCTCGTGGCTTCGGACATCGTGTTGACGAACACAAAGATCCTCCAGGGGCCTGAGATCGCCGATCACGCCTTTGCCCTGCTCCTGACTCTCACTCGCGACATCCGCTTCTTCAACAAGCAGGAGACATGGAACCGCGCAAACCCTCTTCCCATCATCGAGCTGCGGGGCAAGACGGCTCTGATCATCGGCCTGGGGGGCATCGGTAGCCAGATCGCGCAGCGCGCGGCGGCCTTCGAGATGCGCGTCATCGCGGTCGATCCGAAGGACATTCCCATGGGCCGGGATCTTGACTATGTCGGTACGCCGGACCAGCTCGACGAGCTCCTGCCGGAGGCCGACGTCGTCTTCAGCAGCGTTCCGCACACGCCGGCCTCCCGCGGCATGCTCGGCAAGGAGCAGTTCGCGCTGATGAAGGACGGGGTCTACATCGTCAACGTGTCACGCGGCGCGATCGTCGACACCGACGCTCTCGTGGCGGCGCTCCGCTCCGGCAAGGTGCGTGGGGCGGGTCTCGACGTGACCGACCCCGAGCCCCTGCCCGACGGTCATCCCCTCTGGTCGATGCCCAACGTGGTCATCACGCCACACATTGCGACGGTGTCCGATCACTCGATCGAGCGGCGGGTCATTCTCTTCCGCGACAACATCGAGCGTTTCGTCAACGGCCGTCCGCTGCGTAACGTGATCGACAAGAAACTGGGGTACTGA